In Halosegnis marinus, one genomic interval encodes:
- a CDS encoding carboxypeptidase M32, with amino-acid sequence MATQESETLPDAYDDLLSRYERATYIGDAAGVLSWDQEVVMPEGGTPARSKQTSALSGARHDVLTSDAFAAALEEAEAADLPDRETAVVREIRREYDRAAKVPKELVERISEETSNALPVWKEAKAEDDWSHFAPKVETLLDLKRQYAEHIDPDADPYEVLFADYEPWLDLEQAEAILEQLRDELVPLIDELNDAGADLAAPFDGTYPEDDQFALAESTLDYLGYPDDHGRLDTAPHPFSSGTQFDARVTTRFDESDPVGAIGSTVHEFGHATYTLGLPREEYGNPLGQNRGLSVHESQSRLWENHVGRSREFYDGYVGIVNEELGTDVSAREAYEAANQLYPDNLIRVEADELTYHMHIILRFEIERDLLSGELAVEDVPQVWNEKMEEYLGVTPDTDGVGCLQDIHWAHGSFGYFPTYSLGSVMAAQLFEAAEDDIDGLHDDIAAGDFDALHEWLTENVHRHGRRYRTNELVREATGEDFSADAFVEYANAKFSDLYGL; translated from the coding sequence ATGGCGACACAGGAGTCCGAGACGCTTCCCGACGCGTACGACGACCTGCTCTCCCGCTACGAGCGCGCGACCTACATCGGCGACGCCGCCGGCGTGCTGTCGTGGGACCAGGAGGTCGTGATGCCCGAGGGCGGCACCCCCGCCCGCTCGAAACAGACCTCCGCGCTGTCCGGCGCGCGCCACGACGTGCTCACGAGCGACGCGTTCGCCGCGGCGCTGGAGGAGGCCGAGGCCGCGGACCTCCCCGACCGCGAGACGGCCGTCGTCCGCGAGATACGCCGCGAGTACGACCGCGCCGCGAAGGTGCCCAAGGAGCTCGTCGAGCGCATCTCCGAGGAGACCTCGAACGCCCTCCCGGTCTGGAAGGAGGCGAAGGCAGAGGACGACTGGAGCCACTTCGCGCCGAAGGTCGAGACGCTGCTCGACCTCAAGCGGCAGTACGCGGAACACATCGACCCCGACGCCGACCCCTACGAGGTGCTCTTCGCCGACTACGAGCCGTGGCTCGACCTCGAACAGGCGGAAGCCATCCTCGAACAGCTCCGCGACGAGCTGGTGCCGCTCATCGACGAACTGAACGACGCGGGCGCGGACCTCGCCGCGCCGTTCGACGGCACCTACCCCGAGGACGACCAGTTCGCGCTCGCGGAGTCCACGCTCGACTACCTCGGCTACCCCGACGACCACGGCCGGCTCGACACCGCGCCCCACCCGTTCTCCTCGGGGACGCAGTTCGACGCCCGCGTCACCACGCGCTTCGACGAATCCGACCCGGTCGGGGCCATCGGCTCCACGGTCCACGAGTTCGGCCACGCCACCTACACGCTCGGCCTCCCGCGCGAGGAGTACGGCAACCCCCTCGGGCAGAACCGCGGCCTCTCCGTCCACGAGTCGCAGTCGCGCCTCTGGGAGAACCACGTCGGTCGCTCCCGGGAGTTCTACGACGGCTACGTCGGTATCGTCAACGAGGAACTCGGCACGGACGTCTCCGCCCGCGAGGCGTACGAGGCCGCGAACCAGCTCTACCCGGACAACCTCATCCGCGTCGAGGCGGACGAACTCACCTACCACATGCACATCATCCTCCGGTTCGAGATCGAGCGCGACCTCCTTTCGGGCGAGCTCGCCGTCGAGGACGTGCCGCAGGTGTGGAACGAGAAGATGGAGGAGTACCTCGGCGTCACGCCCGACACCGACGGGGTGGGCTGTCTCCAGGACATCCACTGGGCGCACGGCTCGTTCGGCTACTTCCCGACCTACTCGCTCGGCTCCGTGATGGCCGCACAGCTGTTCGAGGCCGCGGAGGACGACATCGACGGCCTCCACGACGACATCGCAGCCGGCGACTTCGACGCGCTCCACGAGTGGCTCACGGAGAACGTCCACCGACACGGCCGCCGCTACCGGACGAACGAACTCGTCCGGGAGGCGACCGGCGAGGACTTCTCGGCCGACGCGTTCGTCGAGTACGCGAACGCGAAGTTCAGCGACCTGTACGGGCTGTAG
- a CDS encoding branched-chain amino acid ABC transporter permease: protein MTLLPRVETMIAVFYFGLFAASFDFISGYTGYLSFGHATFYGAGAYLVVLAANGKLSVPYDTPFMLLVVLAGLLALGLALAIGAVSFRLSGVYFAMITLGFSQVIYVFVRDWDFVSSAPRDGAAVIGPSGVTPPSFDIGVPFVDALNLAVGQLSGDTVEGLFGVLNFSTTEVSYYMIGLVALGCYLAMQRIIHSPFGRVMIAVRENEERARAVGYDTFRYKLAAFAASGFFAGVAGALFAGWRRSVAPDNSLFFLVSGDALLASIIGGFGTLAGPLFGRLFDETIREFLSKEGAGGGLLPYLREHLSEGALATEIFNGLTVQEAISTFINGHASLYLGLLFVLFVLFVPNGLLGTLRERVGDTLAGAVDERLRR from the coding sequence GTGACGCTGCTGCCGCGCGTCGAGACGATGATAGCCGTCTTCTACTTCGGCCTGTTCGCCGCGAGCTTCGACTTCATCTCCGGCTACACGGGCTACCTCTCCTTCGGCCACGCGACGTTCTACGGCGCGGGCGCCTACCTCGTCGTCCTCGCGGCGAACGGGAAACTGTCCGTCCCGTACGACACGCCGTTCATGCTGCTTGTCGTGCTGGCCGGCCTGCTCGCGCTGGGACTGGCGCTCGCCATCGGGGCCGTCTCGTTCCGGCTGTCGGGCGTCTACTTCGCGATGATAACGCTCGGCTTCTCGCAGGTCATCTACGTGTTCGTCCGCGACTGGGACTTCGTCTCGTCCGCGCCCCGCGACGGCGCGGCCGTCATCGGTCCGTCGGGGGTCACCCCGCCGTCGTTCGACATCGGGGTTCCCTTCGTGGACGCGCTCAACCTCGCCGTCGGCCAGCTATCGGGCGACACCGTCGAGGGGCTGTTCGGCGTCCTGAACTTCTCCACGACGGAGGTGTCCTACTACATGATCGGGCTTGTCGCGCTCGGCTGTTACCTCGCGATGCAGCGCATCATCCACTCGCCGTTCGGCCGGGTGATGATCGCCGTCCGCGAGAACGAGGAGCGCGCCCGCGCCGTCGGCTACGACACCTTCCGGTACAAGCTGGCGGCGTTCGCGGCCAGCGGCTTCTTCGCGGGCGTCGCCGGCGCGCTGTTCGCCGGCTGGCGGCGCTCCGTCGCCCCGGACAACAGCCTCTTCTTCCTCGTCTCGGGCGACGCGCTTCTGGCCTCCATCATCGGCGGCTTCGGCACGCTCGCCGGGCCGCTGTTCGGCCGGCTGTTCGACGAGACGATACGGGAGTTCCTCTCGAAGGAGGGCGCGGGCGGCGGCCTGCTCCCGTACCTCCGCGAGCACCTCTCGGAGGGGGCGCTCGCGACCGAGATATTCAACGGCCTCACGGTGCAGGAGGCCATCTCGACGTTCATCAACGGCCACGCCAGCCTCTACCTCGGCCTGCTGTTCGTGCTGTTCGTCCTGTTCGTCCCGAACGGCCTGCTCGGGACGCTGCGCGAGCGCGTCGGCGACACCCTCGCGGGGGCCGTTGACGAACGGCTCCGGCGCTGA